A genome region from Macaca nemestrina isolate mMacNem1 chromosome 15, mMacNem.hap1, whole genome shotgun sequence includes the following:
- the LOC105496200 gene encoding BPI fold-containing family B member 6 produces MLRILCLALCGLLTHARADPGALLRLGMDIMNQVQSAMDESHILEKMAAEAGKKQPGMKPIKGITNLKVKDVQLPVITLNFVPGVGIFQCVSTGMTITGKSFMGGNMEIIVALNITATNQLLRDEETGLPVFKSEGCEVILVSVKTNLPSNMLPKVVNKFLDSTLHKVLPGLMCPAIDAVLVYVNRKWTNLSDPMPVGQMGTIKYVLTSTPAITASYIQLDFSPVVQQQNGKPIKLADAGEALVFPKGHAEGSSQLLLPDTLLSTELALLQKSFHVNVQDTMIGELPPQTTETLAGFIPEVSVAYPKSTPLTTQIKIKKPPKVTMKTGKSLLHFHGTLEMFAAWQRGKAPMSVFLLEVHFNLKVQYSVRENRLQMATSLDRLLSLSRKSSSIGNFNEKELTGFITDYLEEAYIPVVNDVLQVGLPLPDFLAMNYNLAELDVVENALMLDLKLG; encoded by the exons ATGCTGCGGATCCTGTGCCTGGCACTCTGCGGCCTGCTGACCCACGCGCGAGCTGACCCTGGGGCACTGCTGCGGTTGGGCATGGACATCATGAACC AGGTCCAGAGCGCCATGGATGAGAGTCATATCCTGGAGAAGATGGCAGCTGAGGCAGGCAAGAAACAGCCAGGGATGAAGCCTATCAAGGGCATCACCAA TTTGAAGGTGAAGGATGTCCAGCTGCCCGTCATCACACTGAACTTTGTACCTGGAGTGGGCATCTTCCAATGTGTGTCCACAGGCATGACCATCACTGGCAAGAG CTTCATGGGAGGGAACATGGAGATCATTGTGGCCCTGAACATCACAGCCACCAACCAGCTTCTGCGGGATGAGGAGACTGGCCTCCCTGTGTTCAAGAGTGAGGGCTGTGAGGTCATCCTGGTCAGCGTGAAGACCAACCTGCCTAGCAA CATGCTGCCCAAGGTGGTCAACAAGTTCCTGGACAGCACACTGCACAAGGTCCTCCCTGGGCTG ATGTGTCCTGCCATCGATGCGGTCCTGGTGTATGTGAACAGGAAGTGGACCAACCTCAGTG ACCCCATGCCCGTGGGCCAGATGGGCACCATCAAATATGTCCTGACATCCACACCGGCCATCACAGCCAGCTACATCCAACTGGACTTCAGT CCTGTGGTGCAGCAGCAAAACGGCAAACCCATCAAGCTTGCTGATGCCGGGGAGGCCCTCGTGTTCCCCAAGGGTCATGCTGAAGGTTCGTCGCAGCTGCTGCTCCCAGACACCCTCCTTTCCACAGAGCTTGCCCTTCTGCAGAAGTCCTTTCATGTGAATGTCCAGGATACGATG ATTGGTGAGCTGCCCCCACAAACCACCGAGACACTGgctggcttcattcctgaa GTGTCTGTAGCTTATCCCAAGTCAACGCCCTTGACAACCCAGATCAAGATAAAGAAGCCTCCCAAGGTCACAATGAAGACAGGCAAGAGCCTGCTACACTTCCACGGCACCCTGGAGATGTTCGCAGCTTGGCAGAGGGGCAAGGCTCCAATGTCCGTCTTTCTCCTAGAAGTG CACTTCAATCTGAAAGTCCAGTACTCAGTGCGTGAGAACCGGCTGCAGATGGCCACCTCTTTGGACAG ATTACTGAGCTTGTCCCGGAAGTCCTCATCGATTGGCAACTTCAAT gAGAAGGAATTAACTGGCTTCATCACCGACTATCTCGAAGAAGCCTACATCCCAGTTGTCAATG ATGTGCTCCAAGTGGGGCTCCCGCTCCCGGACTTTCTGGCCATGAATTACAACCTGGCTGAGCTGGATGTAGTGGAG AATGCCCTGATGCTGGACTTGAAGCTTGGCTGA
- the LOC105496198 gene encoding BPI fold-containing family B member 2, translating to MAWACRLGLLLALLLPVVSASTSGTVVRLNKAALSYVSEIGKAPLQRALQVTVPHFLDWSGGVLQPTRIRILNVHVPRLHLKFIAGFGVRLLAAANFTFKVFRAAEPLELTLPVELLADTRVTQSSIRTPVVSISTCSSFSGHANEFDGSNSTSHALLVLLQKHIKAVLSNKLCLSISNLVQGVNVHLGTLIGLNPVGPESQIRYSMVSVPTVTSDYISLEVNAVLFLLGKPIILPTDATPFVLPRHVGTEGSMATVGLSQHLFDSALLLLQKSGALNLDITGQLRSDENLLNTSALGRLIPEVARQFPEPMPVVLKVRLGTTPVAMLHTNNATLRLQPFVEVLAAASNSAFQSLFSLDVVVNLSLQLSVSKVKLQGTTSVLGDVQLTVASSNVGFIDTDQVRALMGTVFEKPLLDHLNALLAMGIALPGVVNLQYVAPEIFVYEGYVVISSELFYQS from the exons ATGGCTTGGGCATGTAGGCTGGGCCTGCTGCTGGCACTGCTGCTGCCTGTGGTCAGTGCCTCCACGTCAGGCACCGTGGTCCGACTCAACAAGGCAGCATTGAGCTACG TGTCTGAAATTGGGAAAGCCCCTCTACAGCGGGCCCTGCAGGTCACTGTCCCGCATTTCCTGGACTGGAGTGGAGGGGTGCTTCAGCCGACCAG GATCCGGATTCTGAATGTCCATGTGCCCCGCCTCCACCTGAAATTCATTGCTGGTTTCGGAGTGCGCCTGCTGGCAGCAGCTAATTTTACTTTCAAGGTGTTTCG CGCCGCAGAGCCCCTGGAGCTGACGCTGCCTGTGGAACTGCTGGCTGACACCCGTGTGACCCAGAGCTCCATCAGGACCCCTGTGGTCAGCATCTCTACCTGCTCTTCATTCTCAGGCCACGCCAACGAGTTTGATGGTAGTAACAG CACCTCCCACGCACTGCTGGTCCTGCTGCAGAAGCACATTAAAGCTGTCTTGAGTAACAAG CTGTGCCTGAGCATCTCCAACCTGGTGCAGGGCGTCAATGTCCACCTGGGCACATTAATTG GCCTCAACCCCGTGGGTCCTGAGTCCCAGATCCGCTATTCCATGGTCAGTGTGCCCACTGTCACCAGTGACTACATTTCCCTGGAAGTCAAT GCTGTTCTCTTCCTGCTGGGCAAGCCCATCATCCTGCCCACGGATGCCACCCCTTTTGTGTTGCCAAGGCATGTGGGCACTGAGGGCTCCATGGCCACTGTGGGCCTCTCCCAGCACCTGTTTGACTCTGCGCTCCTGCTGCTGCAGAAGTCCGGCGCCCTCAACCTGGACATCACAGGGCAGCTG AGGTCGGATGAAAACCTGCTGAACACCTCTGCACTGGGCCGGCTCATCCCGGAG gtgGCCCGCCAGTTCCCCGAGCCCATGCCCGTGGTGCTCAAGGTGCGGCTGGGTACCACACCTGTGGCCATGCTCCACACCAACAACGCCACCCTACGACTGCAGCCCTTCGTGGAGGTCCTGGCCGCAGCCTCCAACTCGGCTTTCCAGTCCCTCTTCTCCCTGGATGTG GTAGTGAACTTGAGCCTCCAGCTCTCTGTGTCCAAGGTGAAGCTTCAGGGGACCACGTCTGTGCTGGG GGATGTCCAGCTCACGGTGGCCTCCTCCAACGTGGGCTTCATTGAT ACAGATCAGGTGCGCGCACTGATGGGCACCGTTTTTGAGAAGCCCCTGCTGGACCATCTCAATG CTCTCTTGGCCATGGGAATTGCCCTCCCCGGCGTGGTCAACCTCCAATATGTCGCCCCTGAGATCTTTGTCTATGAG GGCTACGTGGTGATATCCAGTGAACTCTTCTACCAGAGCTGA